One genomic window of Falco peregrinus isolate bFalPer1 chromosome 18, bFalPer1.pri, whole genome shotgun sequence includes the following:
- the LOC129782657 gene encoding feather beta keratin-like, protein MSPFPGPKGLLTLEHNPAPLERQVGHFALEVSLLENYCPRAVTVRLGRCRSSIKAGPSPHSLIHFSRLRPLVNKVHLQPQAMSCYSPCMPCRPCGPTPLANSCNEPCVRQCQDSNVFIQPSAVVVTLPGPILSSFPQNTAVGSSTSAAVGSILSSEGVPINSGGFSLSGLGSGICGRRCFPC, encoded by the exons ATGTCGCCTTTCCCAGGCCCCAAAGGCCTCCTCACCTTGGAGCACAACCCGGCACCACTGGAGAGGCAA GTAGGACATTTTGCTTTGGAGGTGAGCCTGCTGGAAAATTACTGCCCGCGTGCAGTGACTGTGCGCCTGGGGCGGTGCAGAAGCAGTATAAAAGCAGGCCCTTCTCCTCACTCTCTCATCCACTTCTCTCGCCTCCGTCCCCTTGTGAACAAG gtgcacctccagccccaaGCCATGTCCTGCTACAGCCCGTGCATGCCCTGCCGGCCCTGCGGCCCGACCCCGCTGGCCaacagctgcaacgagccctgtGTCAGGCAGTGCCAGGACTCCAATGTCTTCATCCAGCCCTCCGCCGTGGTGGTGAccctgcccggccccatcctcagctccttcccgcaGAACACCGCCGTGGGCTCCTCCACCTCCGCTGCCGttggcagcatcctcagctctGAGGGAGTGCCCATCAACTCCGGGGGCTTCAGCCTCTCTGGCTTGGGCAGCGGCATTTGCGGCAGGAGGTGCTTCCCCTGCTAA